The following nucleotide sequence is from Patescibacteria group bacterium.
ATTCGTAAATCGCTTCGGCACCAATACCAACCTTAATGACTTGACCATATTTTAAAGACAAGTCCAAATAATTTCTTTCGGAAATAATTTGTTTAGGTTTTAAATTTTTAATTTCATTTTTTGCAGAAAGATAAGAAATTTCGAGCTCTTCAACTTCTTTGCGCGATTTTGGACTATCGGCTTTGGTGGTTTCAATTTTTAAATTTTTAGTGGAAATTTTGGCGCCAGCGCGCATTTGTGATTTAATTTTTTTCATTTCTGAATCAAGATCGGTTAAGGCTTTTTTTTGAACATCCTCAAAAACATCTAAAATAATATAATTAGCAAAATAAATCACTTTTTCTAATTCTTTAACCGATAAACCTAAAATTAAACCAATTTTAGATGGCACGCCGCGAGCATACCAAATATGGGTGATGGGAACGGAAAGCGCAATATGGCCCATTCGTTCACGTCTCACCGAGGCTCTGGTGACTTCGACCCCGCATTTATCACAAATTACACCTTTGTATCGGATCTTTTTATATTTTCCGCAATAACATTCATAGTCTTTGGTCGGACCGAAAATTCGTTCATCAAATAAACCATCGCGTTCTGGTTTTTGGGTGCGGTAGTTGATCGTCTCAGGTTTTGTCACTTCCCCATATGACCATTTTTTAATATCCTCCGGAGAAGAAACCGAAATTCGAATTGAGTCAAAATCAATATTTTCTTCTGGCATTTTACCCCTTAGGTTTAATTTGAGTATTTTGACCGGCTTTTAATAATTCGACTGATAAACCCAAGCTCTGCAATTCTTTAACTAAAACATTAAATGATTCCGGAATAGAAACTTGGGTAATGGGATCGCCCTTGATAATGGCTTCGTAGGCTTTGCTGCGACCAGTGACGTCATCAGATTTGATCGTCAACATTTCCTGCAAAGTATAGGCGGCGCCATAGGCTTCGAGGGCCCAAACTTCCATTTCTCCAAAACGCTGACCGCCGAATTGAGCTTTACCGCCTAATGGTTGCTGCGTGACCATCGAATATGGGCCAATGGAACGAGCATGCATCTTATCATCGACTAAATGGATTAATTTCATTATGTAAACGGCACCCACGGTGACTTCGTGCTCAAAAAGTTCACCAGTGCGGCCATCATATAGTTTGGTCGTACCATTTTCAGATAAACCAGCTTTTTTAAGTTCTTGGCGGATCATGGTTTCGTCAACAGATCTAAAAACCGGATTGGCAATTTTATAGCCTAAAACCTGAAGTGCCCGCCCCAAGTGGGCTTCGAAAATCTGACCAATGTTCATTCGAGAAATTACTCCCAACGGATTTAAAACCACATCAACTGGAGTGCCATCAGGTAAAAAGGGCATATCTTCTTGTGGTAAAATTCGAGAAATAACACCTTTGTTGCCGTAGCGTCCGGCTAATTTATCACCAATTGAGACTTTTCTTAATTGGGCCACGGAGACTTCAATCATTTGAAAAACACCGGCGGAGAGTTCGGCACCTTTTTCTTTGGAAAAGATTTTTACATCGACAACCTTGCCTCTTTCGCCATGCGGCAATCTCAAAGAGGTATCGCGAACGTCTTTGGCTTTTTCACCAAAAATCGCTCTTAAAAGTCTTTCTTCAGCGGAAAGTTCGGTTTCGCCTTTGGGGGTAATTTTTCCAACTAAAATATCACCAGCTTTAATTTCGGCGCCGATTCGAACAACCCCCCCTTCATCGAGGTTGCGTAAAGTTTCTTCGGAAACATTGGGGATATCGCGGGTGACCACTTCTGGACCCAATTTAGTATCACGAACTTCAATCGCATATTTTTCGATATGAATTGAAGAATAAACATCATCTTCAACTAATTTTGAAGAAATGACAATCGCGTCATCACAGTTAGCACCCTCCCATGGCATATAAGCGACAACCACATTCTGACCTAAAGCCAATTCTCCTAAATCAGTTGCCATTGAATCTGCCAAAACCGTGCCTTTTTCCACTTTTTGATTTAGGGTGACGGCTGGTCGTTGGTGCAAACAAGTACCTTGGTTAGAACGTAAATAATTTATTAAATGATAAGTTTTTTCTTCCTTAGAACCCTTAACCACAATTTTAGAAGCATCTACCTCGGTGATGGTACCGGCTTCTTGGGCAATTAAAAGCTGGCCAGAATCTCTAGCACAAATTTCTTCAATACCAGTCCCGACAATTGGTGAAGCGGCTTGAATCAACGGTACGGCTTGACGTTCCATGTTAGCACCCATTGAAGCTCTCACACCATCAGTATGTTCCAAAAATGGGATTAGAGCGGCGGAAATAGAAATGATTTGTTCTGGAGAAATACCAATATAATCAATTTTATCAATTGACTCAATGTCGGGTTTGCCAAATTTTCTAACCACCATTTTTGATTCAATTAACTGATTTTTTTCATCAACAACTTCAGTGTCGGCATAAGGCGAAGGGGCAATAGTGCATTGCTCTTCTTCGGCGGCATCCAAATATTCCAAATGGCTGGAAATAAATGGTCGCACTTTAATATTTTCTTGGATTTTCTTTAAAGATTTTTGAATAGATTGAGTGATTGGTTGATTTTTTTCAATAATCACTTGATTAGTCTTGGGATCCGTGACTTTCTCGAAAGCTAATCTGCCAATTATTTTGGAAGATTTTGTGGGTAAAAGATTTATAATTTTTTTATAGGGACTTTCGATAAAACCATATTCATTAATTCTAGCATATGAAGCCATATAACCGACCAAACCAATGTTTGGACCTTCGGGAGTTTCCACTGGGCAGATTTTGCCATAGTGAGAACTATGAACATCGCGGGCTTCAAAACCAGCTCTTTCTCGAGACAAGCCACCCGGACCAATCGCCGACAAACATCGTTTGTGCTCAAGTTCAGCTAAAGGATTGGTTTGGTTCATAAATTGAGATAGTTGCGAAGAGGCAAAAAATTCCTGCAAAATCGCAATAATCGGACGAGCATTAATCATCATCGCCGGCGTGGCTAAATTTGGATCAACGACACTCATGCGGTCCTTGACAATTCTTTCTAGTCTCACTAAACCGACTCGGGTGCGATCTTGAACTAATTCACCCACCGAGCGAATTCTTCGATTTGACAAATGGTCAATGTCATCTGGTTCAGATCCCGGAGTCAAATTTAAGCGCACGACCTCTTTGGTAACTTCGGCAACATCCTCGGGTTTTAGGACTCGATTTTCAAAACTGATGGCAATTTTTTGGTGTAAACGTTGGTTGAGGCGATATCGGCCAACTTTGGATAAATCGTATCTTTTTAAATCAAAAAACATGCTATCAAATAAAGATTTGGCATTTTCGTAAGTTGCCATTTCACCCGGTCGAATTCTTTTATAGGTTTCTAAAACTGCTTCTTGGTGGTTTTTGGAAGGATCTTTTTCAAGAGTCGCTTTAAAATAATCATGGTCAGGATCCGAACCGGCAGCATCAAAAATTTTCTTGAGTTCTTCATCTGAGCCATATCCCAAGGCTCTTAAAAAAGTGGTGATTGGCAATCTTCTTTTTTGATCGATTCGAACAGAAATGACATCTTTTTGATTGGTTTCTAATTCTAGCCAGGCGCCGCGTTGAGGAATAATTTTGGCGCCAAATAAATTTCGGCCGTTAACTTCATCGGCGACGAATAAAACCCCGTAAGATCTAATAATTTGATTTACGACGACTCTTTCCACGCCGTTGATAATAAAGGTGCCTCGGTTAGTCATTTGTGGAAAATCGCCCAAAAAGACTTCTTGCTCTTTAATCTCGCCGGTCTCTTTATTAACCAGTGATAATTTAACTTTAAGAGGCGCTTTATAAGTTAAATAATTTTCCCGAGCAAAGATTTCATCAAATTTAGGCTTTTCAAAAAAATAATCCCCAAATCTGAGTTCCATTTTTTCACCAGTAAAGTCAATGACTGGAGAAATCTCTTCAAAAAGTTCGCCCAAGCCTTGTTTTAAGAACCAATTATACGAATCAAGCTGGATTTCAATCAAATTAGGAAAAGGAAAATTTTCTTTGGACAAAAACTTTCTGCCGATTTGATTCTGAATCATTCGACCTCCTCAAAATTTTGACACAAAAAAGACACTATTAAAATAATAGAGTTTAATCTAATTTAATTTGTTTCGCAAAAATCTGATGCCAAGTTTAAGCCTTAACCCGCTCCTCAATTTGCCATTCAATAATTTTGATAAAATAAAATGGCAAAAATCGAGGCTAAATAAATGCTTTGACCACTAAAAACACTAAAGAAAAAGTTCTTTAGCAGAACTGGTCAAATCAATTTTAATTAATTCTATCTTTATCTTAGCATACCGCTAAATCCTTGTCAATACCTCCACCTTAAAAAATAATAATTGACAGGTATTGACCCCTCTTAATCGCATCTTGAGCCGTGAACGAATAGTTCTCACCTGCCCGCCATCAGCTGCACTTCAGGCACTAGCAGGTGGGAAAGGCGAAAGATAAGATTTGTGGGGTCAAGCCCCTAAATTTTATAAAATGGATTTTTCGGGAATTTTTTTGGGAAATTTAGCGGTTTTAAATATAATTTAATAAATATAAATGCCATAATTGGTTGGGACGGTGCGATAATTTACTCGACCCCAACCAACATAATTCATTTCAGAAATTGTGATCGTGCCACCATGGACTGCCTCAACATAAGCGACATGGCCCCACCTACTTTCACGAGTGGCTAAAATTGCACCCACGGCGGGAGCATAGCCGGTTCGATAACCATATCTGGAAGCTTGATAGGGCCAAGTTTCGGCATTGCCACGCCACGGTACGTATCTTCTCGAAGCGACATACCAAGTGCACCAGCCGAACGGAAAACTATTCGGACCACGTTGATTTCGAACCACAATACCGGCAACCTGACCAGACCCAGAACGATTGCTGGCAAGTTTAGTTCGAGTTGGAGCAGGTTTAGTGCCGCCAATAATAACTAATTTTTGACTGGCAAAGATGGCAGCAGATCCTCCTAAATTATTGGCTTTAATAGTGCCTTGCAAATTTCCCTTGTAGGCAGCAACGATCTCGCTTAAGGTTTCTCCCCTTGCCACTGTATGTACGATTCCATCTGTAGGTAAGATGGTTAATTTTTGTCCAGGTTGAATCGTATCGCCAGATAAATTATTGGCATTTTTAACTGTAATATAGGAAATTCCAAATTTTTGCGCAATTGAGGCTAAGGTATCACCACCTTTGACTATATAATAGGTAATACCAGCTCTTTGGGTGGCTGTCGCGGTTTGTATCGCGTTATTGCCTTGCGCGTATGTGGTTTGAATCACGGCTGGGCTAGCCACAAATTGACTATCATCGGTGATGATGGCATTTTTTAAGACAATTCTTTGAACAATGGCAGTTGGTTTTTGGGCTTTCACGGTTTGCGGAGTATATTTTTGGATTTTTGAGACTAGCGCGACTAAATCTTCTTCAGAAACTGCCGAAGATTCAGACAAAGCAATGTCAGTGTAATATTCTTCAGTAATAATTTTTGAACCCCGAGCGCTGATAAAATTGGCGGCAAAAACTATGCCGGCTAAGATAAAAAGGCCTAAATGCCGAGTCACAAAATTGTTAGCAAAATTAATTTGAAAAGTTTGAATTGGTATTGGGCTAATAATTTGCTTTGGCGTTGATTTATTTTTTGCCACAAATCTTTTGACTAATTGATTTGGTCTAAGCTGGTGTAAAATAATTTGAGACAAACGGTAAAACCATACTCTTAGGGTATGGTTTATAAAATTCAAAAATAAAAATTTAATTTTACTGAAAATTATCAAATAACTTTGGGTGCGAAGATGTCTTATAAGCCTGGACTTTTTAGAGTTCGGCTTTAAAGTAAAAATTGTCACCTCCCAAAACCTAAATTTATGATTCCGAATACAACAAATATTGTATAGGCTTTAAAAATAATGTCAAGGGTTTTTGGTGTTTTTTTACAAATTTAGGTTTAAAATTTGACAATATCAACTGAAAATTACCAAAAAATGGAGGGTTTTTTTGAGCTCATCGCGAATTTCAGGATTAAGCTCTTTTTTAAGACGTTTTCGAAGATGTGGGATGGCTTTTGGATTGCGCAAATTGGAAATTGCTAAAATTGCTTGGAGCTGTAAAGATCGATTGGTACCCTTTAAAAGTTTGAGCAAGAATGGTAATGATTGATCAACTTTAAAGCTATTAAAAGCTAAAACTGCTTCAAATAAAATTTCTTCAACCAGCTCTTGAGTTAATAAAAATTTAATTAATTCTAAATCATATTGATTTTTTCTCGCCGCAGCCATTGACCAAATTAGATTTTTTTGGATGATTTCTGGTAAGTTATTAAATTCTTCAAGAAGCTTTTTAATTTGTCCATATTTCTCATTTTGGACAAAATAATCTACATATTCATTTAAAATTTCTGGCTCCAATTGTAAATTAAATTGCTTTTCTAGGAATTCGGCAGCTTCCGCGGGATCAATCTTGGCTAATAATTTGATGATTTTAGACTTAACCTGCAAATTGTTATCTTCTAAATATAATTTTTCGAGGCTAAAAATGCTAATTTGAGAATGCAATTTTTCTAAAGCATCAAGCGCTGATAATTTTAATTCGTTTTCCAGATGCCAGAATAAAATAGTTTCCAAAGCCTCAATAATTTCTTTATTCGGCCTCGTTGAAGCTAAAATCGCGATAATTTTCTTTTTAATTTCAAGGTCAATATTAGAAAAAAGTAAATTAATTAATTCATCAACCACCTCGTCCCCGGCTAACTGTCCTTGAGCGAGCAAGATTTCATTTCGAACATGAAAATTTTTTTCTTCATTTTTGAGCTCAGATAATTGTTTATTTAAGGGCAAAAAACCAGATTGTCCAGATTGGCGTAAAAGTTCGATTTTCTGGTTCGGATCATTAATTTTCGAAAAGGTACTTTTTCTTAGTTTTTTTTGCAAAACCAAACCATCAACATTTTGAGGGGGATTTTTTATTTCAAGATTATTATTTTTAGGATCGGCAAAATCACTAAAATCAATTTCCATGCTTACCTTTATTTAATATTTACCACGACATTGTTAGGAATATAACTAATAATTGAAACACCGTTGGGAACTGAAATTGAGTCTTTACCAATACCAATCATATGGCTTCCAGAAGAACGTCCAGACAAATCCAAATTGATCACGACATTATCGGCTGACAGATTTTGCAATAATCCTGGAGGACCCGAAACCATCACGATCACATTTTGTGGCGTCATACCCTGAACAGTTACCCCTGAACCTAAACCAGAATAAGAAAATCCGGCGGCAATCTCGCGAGTTTGAGCAGAAAGCGAAACTTTAACTTTGACAATAATTGTTTCGGTTTCTCCTTCAACCATGACCGCACCCTTGGGTAAGGCCGGGGTAATTTCAAATTCTTTGTCTTGATTTAAACCGGCGATATTAATCGGTTGTGTTTCGATCCATTCTAATTTTTCGACCACATCCTCATTTCCGGTGACGCGAATAGAGGCTGGCTCAAAACTAACATTAGAAATCCAATACCCAGATGCAACCGATCCTGCAAATTTTGGCTTAATTCCGACGACTTTACCGCCACCAGATTTTGCCACACTAATTTTTATGGTTACTTTCTCGGGTGAAAAGATGATATTTTTCACTTGTTTATCATATTCATCATAGGCTGACAATTTTACCTTTTGTTCAATATCTCGATCCTGTCCGGCTAAATTTACAACTGCCGTTGCCTGGGAAACGCTGTCAATGAGGTCCCTGGCTCCTCGAGCTTCAATTTTGACTGGATCAAGCTTGGTTTCCATCACTTCATAGCCTGCGGCTAATTGGCCTTCAAGCCGAGAAGATACATTTAATTGGGCAGTGACGGCAGTCTCAACACGCACCCTAATTTCCGCTGGATCTAATTCGACAATTTGCACACCAGGCACAGAACTCGTCACTTTGACCGGCACTTGGTGAGTTCCCAAACTCAAATTCCCCAAATCCACAAAAGCGACAAAATCCTCCAAAACTAATTTTTTCCAAACCGAGGCGGGAGCAGAAATTTTCACTCGAACTGTATCTTGATCATAAACTGGCGCTAAATTTGGAGCTAAATTTTGAGTTTCAATATTAATTTCACCTGGAAAATAATCAGTACGATTTTCAACGGTCACCACAAAAAGCCACAATGAAATTGCCAATAACAAACTTAAAAATTTGAGTGATAAATTCTTGGTAAAAAACGACTTGATTGAACTCATTTGGGCTTCCGTTAATTTAAATGAAATAATTTTTCAATAATTTGTTTAATGTCAGTCATGGTTAAACTTGATTCTAACTCGCCTTCGAAGGCCACCGAAATTACCCCTCTTTCTTCACTAATCACAATTACTAAAGCGTCGGTATGTCGGGAAAGGGTGCGGGCCGCACGATGCCTGGCGCCCCATTGCTCTTTTTCCTCGGAAACCGGCAAAACGCAGCCAGCGGCTATTAATTTATTGCCAGATATTAAAACTGCCCCATCGTGTAGAGGCGAAGGTGGCGTAAAAATACTTAAAATTAATTCCTGCGAAACATCAGCGTTTAAGGTATGACCTGATTTGTTATATTCTGAAAGAGGTATTTTTCGTTCTAAGGCGATGACAGCTCCTAAATGACGTTGCTGAATGGTTTGTACGGCGGTTAAAATTTCCGATAGAGTTTGGCGAGTAAATTTATGATTATTCGCAAAACCAGCGCGACCGAGTTTGTCGAGGGCGGCTCTAATTTCGGGCTGAAAAATAATGGGAATTGCCACCACTAAAATTACTCCTAAGTATTTTAAAAGCCAGTTTAAGGTGGCTAAATTTAATAAATGGCCAACAATTAGTAATAAAATAATAATGATAATCCCATATAAAACTCGCACCGCTTTAGATTCCATAATTTTGGACAAGAACCAGTAAATTATGAAAGCTGTCACTAAAATATCTAAAATAATCCAATAATTACCCTCAATGTGGGTGGTGGCAAAAATTCGAGACGACCATTGGGTTAGGCTAAACAATAAGTTTTTTGAGAGTTCAGTTAAGGTATCTCCAAGATTTTGGAGCAAATCCCCTCCTTGCATTATCCATTAAAAATTACTTCTTAAGTTCAAAATTTAGAAATAAATTAATCATACTCAAAATTTGGGTCGAAAAAACTAGACTTAGTTATATTTTACAACTTTGCACAAATTTAGCAAATCAATATCGTGGATTTGAGATCGCTATTTAATTTCGGGCATTTTTTCTTCGATTTCGAAAGCCTTGATCTTATCGCCAACCAGCATTTCAAAATTTGCCTCTAAACCAATTCCGCACTCATTATTTTTTTCTATCTCTCGCACGTCTTCTTGTTTTATTTTCAAGGAATCAATTTTACCGATACCAACTTGATCTTCACCTCGAAAAACCTCGACTTCGGCGCCATTAACTAATTTCCCCTCAGTAATATTGGCACCGATAATTTTCTCGCCTTTGCCATGTTTGAAAACGGCTAAAATTTTAGCAGTGCCAATTTCTTTGCGAGTTCGAATTGGACCGATTAATTTGGCTAACATTTTTTTAGCTTCATCAATAAGTTCATAAATTATGGAAAAGGAAGCAATTTTAATTCTTTTTTCTTGTGCTAATTCTTTGGCAGCTGGCGAGATTAAAGCACGAAAGGCTAAAATAGCCGCGCCAGAAGCATCAGCAGACATCACATCTGATTCGGAAACGGCGCCAACCCCAGCCATGATGACAAAAACTTCGCCTTGATCATTTTTAATTTTTTTCACCGCGTCTAAAACTGCTTTTAGGGAACCGGCCACATCAGCCTTGATAATAACATTTAATTTTTGCACGCCCGGTTTTTGACTCGAAACTGTGTTTGCCATTTGGGCAATCATCCCCTTATACGACCGACGCTTGTCTAATTCCAAAAGATATTCTTTGGCGGTTTTTTCGGTCTCAAAAGCGGTCATTTCTTCGCCAAAATCTGGCACGGCGCTAAAGCCATAAACTCGAACTGGATCAGAAGGCTTCGCTTCGCGAATTTTTTGGCCTAAAAAGTTTTCCATGCTTCGAATTTTACTAATTCTATCCCCGGAAACTACAATATCTCTAACTTTTAAAATTCCTTTTTGAATTAATATGGAAGCAGTGGAACCTTTTTGCGGATCTAAATGTGATTCAATCACCACGCCTTTAGCGGTTCCGGAATAACTGGTTTTTAAACCCTCTAAATCCGTGGAAAGCAAAATCATTTCCAGCAAACCTGATACGCCTTTACCGGTCTTGGCGGAAACTGGAATCATAATCGTGGCACCACCCCATTCCTCTGGAGTAAGATTTATTTTGGCTAATTGCTTTTTAACTCTTTCAATGTCTGCTTCGGGTTTATCAGCTTTATTAATAGCCACAATAATCGGCACGCCGGCGGCTTTGGTGTGATTAACCGCTTCGATGGTTTGCGGCATCACCCCTTCGTCGGCAGCCACCACTAAAATTGCCATATCACAAAGCTTGGTGCCATGTTCACGCATCGCTACAAAAGCTTCATGGCCGGGTGTGTCTAAAAAAGTAATCAAGCGCTTTTTGCCCTCTTTTTTAATTTCAATTTGATATGCGCCGATATGCTGAGTAATTCCCCCAGATTCACCACCAACAATATTTGTTTTTCGAATATAATCTAATAAAGATGTTTTGCCATGGTCAATATGACCAATAATAGTGACAACTGGTGGTCTGGTTTGCAGGTCTTTGGCGGAAACTTTTTCTTTAACCTCAATTTTTTCTTCCTCAGCCGGCTTAACGCTGTAACCTAAATCTTCGGCAATAATCGCGGCAGTTTCAAAATCAATATTTTCGTTAATAGTAGCCATGACGCCATTTTTGACTAATTCTTTAATTACCTCAGTGACTGGTAAATTAAGTCGGGTTGAAAAATCTTTCACGGTGACGATGGGTGGCAAAACAACGGTTTTTGTTTTTAGGTTAGTTTTGGGAGACTTTTTTTCATCTCGAGGTGCAATATCTTTAATGCTGGCCGCTTCTGATTTTTCTAAAAATTCTTTTTCTTTATTGATTTTATCAATGACTTCTTCGGCAATTTTATCTTTTATGGTGCGTGATTTTTTGCCAACTTCATAGCCAAAAACCGAGATTTTCTCTCTAAGTTCTTTGGGGGTAAAATCTAATTTTTTGGCTAAATCAGCAATCTTCATAATAATTTAAAGTGTAAAATGTAAATATCAAAGTGGCAGTTTAAAGTGCAAAATTATCTAATTTAAATTTATATTTTAAATTCCTATTTTACATTTTGATTTTTAAATTTTGATTTAGCTTTATTATATCACGAACGAAGCAATAAAAAAAGGCGTCACGCAAGATTGGTTTTGTGGGGGGGTAAATCTTGGCAACACCAAGGGATGAAAAAATTAATTATTGGAAGTGGGAGCAGGGCTTGGAACAGAAAGTGTTGAATTTGGAGTAATTGGTACTGACATTTCGGGCAATTTGGAAGTTGGATTAGCGTCAGTTCGAGGTTCTATTAATACTATCCATATTTCCTGAAATACAACAATATTCTTAATCCTATTATCAATAGAAATGGCTTTAAGATAATCTATAGGATTAAAATATGATAAATTACCGGCTCTTGTAGGTCTTAGAATAATAATTTCATTGGGAACAATAATTTCGTAGGGGTTTCTGCCTTGAAGTTCTGTATCTGTCGCGACCATATTATGAGGTGCATAAAATAATGCACTCAATATGGCAAATGCCGCTAAAACAATCATAACCATAATAGCTATATCTTTTGTTGCTGGCATCCATCTCGCCTCCCAGAACTGATGTTCTGAAAGCGAACAAAAATATTATATTAAAAAACATTAAAGATGTCAAGGTTTTTGACAATTATCGAATTGGTTGAAAATTAAATTGTTTATATATTTAGATCTTGCGTTTTTTCCAAAGCGTTGAGTCTTTACCCCAATAATTAGGTTCATCGCTTTGAACGACTTTGGGAGTTGGCGGGGTAATTTTTTTCTCCACAAAACCAGGAACAATGGTTTTTGGTTTTGGGGGTTTAACGGTTTTGGTTTTTAGGGCGGTTTTTTTCGGTTTTTTCGCTCGACTTAATTTTTGAGTCTTTCCGCCAGGGGCGGGTTGTCTCTTGGTCAACTTTTTAGGTTTAGCTTTTGTGGTTTTTTTCTGAACAATCTGCTTTTTGGTTGAAGTTTTACGA
It contains:
- a CDS encoding HEAT repeat domain-containing protein, coding for MEIDFSDFADPKNNNLEIKNPPQNVDGLVLQKKLRKSTFSKINDPNQKIELLRQSGQSGFLPLNKQLSELKNEEKNFHVRNEILLAQGQLAGDEVVDELINLLFSNIDLEIKKKIIAILASTRPNKEIIEALETILFWHLENELKLSALDALEKLHSQISIFSLEKLYLEDNNLQVKSKIIKLLAKIDPAEAAEFLEKQFNLQLEPEILNEYVDYFVQNEKYGQIKKLLEEFNNLPEIIQKNLIWSMAAARKNQYDLELIKFLLTQELVEEILFEAVLAFNSFKVDQSLPFLLKLLKGTNRSLQLQAILAISNLRNPKAIPHLRKRLKKELNPEIRDELKKTLHFLVIFS
- the cdaA gene encoding diadenylate cyclase CdaA, giving the protein MLQNLGDTLTELSKNLLFSLTQWSSRIFATTHIEGNYWIILDILVTAFIIYWFLSKIMESKAVRVLYGIIIIILLLIVGHLLNLATLNWLLKYLGVILVVAIPIIFQPEIRAALDKLGRAGFANNHKFTRQTLSEILTAVQTIQQRHLGAVIALERKIPLSEYNKSGHTLNADVSQELILSIFTPPSPLHDGAVLISGNKLIAAGCVLPVSEEKEQWGARHRAARTLSRHTDALVIVISEERGVISVAFEGELESSLTMTDIKQIIEKLFHLN
- a CDS encoding LysM peptidoglycan-binding domain-containing protein, whose product is MSQIILHQLRPNQLVKRFVAKNKSTPKQIISPIPIQTFQINFANNFVTRHLGLFILAGIVFAANFISARGSKIITEEYYTDIALSESSAVSEEDLVALVSKIQKYTPQTVKAQKPTAIVQRIVLKNAIITDDSQFVASPAVIQTTYAQGNNAIQTATATQRAGITYYIVKGGDTLASIAQKFGISYITVKNANNLSGDTIQPGQKLTILPTDGIVHTVARGETLSEIVAAYKGNLQGTIKANNLGGSAAIFASQKLVIIGGTKPAPTRTKLASNRSGSGQVAGIVVRNQRGPNSFPFGWCTWYVASRRYVPWRGNAETWPYQASRYGYRTGYAPAVGAILATRESRWGHVAYVEAVHGGTITISEMNYVGWGRVNYRTVPTNYGIYIY
- the infB gene encoding translation initiation factor IF-2, translated to MKIADLAKKLDFTPKELREKISVFGYEVGKKSRTIKDKIAEEVIDKINKEKEFLEKSEAASIKDIAPRDEKKSPKTNLKTKTVVLPPIVTVKDFSTRLNLPVTEVIKELVKNGVMATINENIDFETAAIIAEDLGYSVKPAEEEKIEVKEKVSAKDLQTRPPVVTIIGHIDHGKTSLLDYIRKTNIVGGESGGITQHIGAYQIEIKKEGKKRLITFLDTPGHEAFVAMREHGTKLCDMAILVVAADEGVMPQTIEAVNHTKAAGVPIIVAINKADKPEADIERVKKQLAKINLTPEEWGGATIMIPVSAKTGKGVSGLLEMILLSTDLEGLKTSYSGTAKGVVIESHLDPQKGSTASILIQKGILKVRDIVVSGDRISKIRSMENFLGQKIREAKPSDPVRVYGFSAVPDFGEEMTAFETEKTAKEYLLELDKRRSYKGMIAQMANTVSSQKPGVQKLNVIIKADVAGSLKAVLDAVKKIKNDQGEVFVIMAGVGAVSESDVMSADASGAAILAFRALISPAAKELAQEKRIKIASFSIIYELIDEAKKMLAKLIGPIRTRKEIGTAKILAVFKHGKGEKIIGANITEGKLVNGAEVEVFRGEDQVGIGKIDSLKIKQEDVREIEKNNECGIGLEANFEMLVGDKIKAFEIEEKMPEIK
- a CDS encoding DNA-directed RNA polymerase subunit beta, whose translation is MIQNQIGRKFLSKENFPFPNLIEIQLDSYNWFLKQGLGELFEEISPVIDFTGEKMELRFGDYFFEKPKFDEIFARENYLTYKAPLKVKLSLVNKETGEIKEQEVFLGDFPQMTNRGTFIINGVERVVVNQIIRSYGVLFVADEVNGRNLFGAKIIPQRGAWLELETNQKDVISVRIDQKRRLPITTFLRALGYGSDEELKKIFDAAGSDPDHDYFKATLEKDPSKNHQEAVLETYKRIRPGEMATYENAKSLFDSMFFDLKRYDLSKVGRYRLNQRLHQKIAISFENRVLKPEDVAEVTKEVVRLNLTPGSEPDDIDHLSNRRIRSVGELVQDRTRVGLVRLERIVKDRMSVVDPNLATPAMMINARPIIAILQEFFASSQLSQFMNQTNPLAELEHKRCLSAIGPGGLSRERAGFEARDVHSSHYGKICPVETPEGPNIGLVGYMASYARINEYGFIESPYKKIINLLPTKSSKIIGRLAFEKVTDPKTNQVIIEKNQPITQSIQKSLKKIQENIKVRPFISSHLEYLDAAEEEQCTIAPSPYADTEVVDEKNQLIESKMVVRKFGKPDIESIDKIDYIGISPEQIISISAALIPFLEHTDGVRASMGANMERQAVPLIQAASPIVGTGIEEICARDSGQLLIAQEAGTITEVDASKIVVKGSKEEKTYHLINYLRSNQGTCLHQRPAVTLNQKVEKGTVLADSMATDLGELALGQNVVVAYMPWEGANCDDAIVISSKLVEDDVYSSIHIEKYAIEVRDTKLGPEVVTRDIPNVSEETLRNLDEGGVVRIGAEIKAGDILVGKITPKGETELSAEERLLRAIFGEKAKDVRDTSLRLPHGERGKVVDVKIFSKEKGAELSAGVFQMIEVSVAQLRKVSIGDKLAGRYGNKGVISRILPQEDMPFLPDGTPVDVVLNPLGVISRMNIGQIFEAHLGRALQVLGYKIANPVFRSVDETMIRQELKKAGLSENGTTKLYDGRTGELFEHEVTVGAVYIMKLIHLVDDKMHARSIGPYSMVTQQPLGGKAQFGGQRFGEMEVWALEAYGAAYTLQEMLTIKSDDVTGRSKAYEAIIKGDPITQVSIPESFNVLVKELQSLGLSVELLKAGQNTQIKPKG
- a CDS encoding CdaR family protein: MSSIKSFFTKNLSLKFLSLLLAISLWLFVVTVENRTDYFPGEINIETQNLAPNLAPVYDQDTVRVKISAPASVWKKLVLEDFVAFVDLGNLSLGTHQVPVKVTSSVPGVQIVELDPAEIRVRVETAVTAQLNVSSRLEGQLAAGYEVMETKLDPVKIEARGARDLIDSVSQATAVVNLAGQDRDIEQKVKLSAYDEYDKQVKNIIFSPEKVTIKISVAKSGGGKVVGIKPKFAGSVASGYWISNVSFEPASIRVTGNEDVVEKLEWIETQPINIAGLNQDKEFEITPALPKGAVMVEGETETIIVKVKVSLSAQTREIAAGFSYSGLGSGVTVQGMTPQNVIVMVSGPPGLLQNLSADNVVINLDLSGRSSGSHMIGIGKDSISVPNGVSIISYIPNNVVVNIK